A stretch of Salvelinus alpinus chromosome 4, SLU_Salpinus.1, whole genome shotgun sequence DNA encodes these proteins:
- the LOC139573832 gene encoding sialic acid-binding Ig-like lectin 14 produces the protein MLLVMCLDRMLLLCTVIFGFWKDTYAVSPVPSVPNLVPALAGSCVVIPCSFTPPASHSILGRQGKVVGVRLRYSNSHIFFLQSTAFSSDDKSTVSKEFQGRTSLRGNTDDGDCSVMIDRVHLADSNVYQLALKGHGQKDWGKARSVNIVVSESPELPVISGVRAASEGQMVSLNCSISYSCPSRAPTLQWRWERGAQENSSEYGEPHVLRPQGQGPTLRTSLTFIASYRIKPRMRCEAVYPGGRRVYTVKELHVTFSPKDVTVQVHTLTVQEGLNVLLACSCKADPPVTEYRWSYTQHGLTVDLHQRTFTVRVYNVTRDMRVRCTAQNLIGRAESKSTSLNIQYKPAILHLSSYCVVERLEVLCRCSVDSNPRPAVTWSVNGSVPPYSYNTSVGSENGTLTATLKGHMETPLRVVCFAINALGNDSHTLLQAEDGSLLWKVIPAVCISLATFLLSLLLLFCCRKRSGKRVLTCRPPVYPGDMGIYQDRMPLYINCTEVTNIYTNGSYQLVYQNCTPLFVRTKQTHPMGRRGWERRGGERRGGERRRGERRGGERRGGESQGGTVDRGTRDRQSPASNDNNTETAIYLEII, from the exons ATGCTTCTAGTCATGTGTCTGGACAGAATGCTCCTGCTGTGTACTGTGATCTTTG GCTTCTGGAAGGACACCTATGCTGTGTCCCCAGTGCCCTCTGTCCCAAACCTTGTCCCTGCCTTGGCAGGCTCCTGCGTGGTCATCCCCTGCTCCTTCACTCCTCCAGCCTCTCACTCCATCCTGGGCAGGCAGGGGAAGGTGGTGGGCGTGAGGCTGCGCTACAGCAATAGTCACATCTTCTTCCTGCAGAGTACAGCTTTCAGTTCGGATGACAAATCCACGGTCAGCAAGGAGTTCCAGGGCCGGACATCCCTACGGGGAAACACGGACGATGGAGACTGCTCTGTAATGATTGACAGGGTCCACCTGGCTGACTCCAATGTCTATCAGCTGGCGCTGAAGGGCCATGGACAGAAAGACTGGGGGAAGGCGAGGAGTGTCAACATCGTTGTGTCAG AGTCCCCAGAGCTCCCAGTGATCAGCGGTGTGAGGGCAGCGTCAGAAGGACAGATGGTGTCACTAAACTGCAGCATCAGTTACTCCTGTCCCTCCCGGGCCCCCACCCTCCAGTGGCGGTGGGAGAGAGGAGCTCAGGAGAACAGCAGCGAGTACGGGGAGCCGCATGTACTCCGGCCCCAGGGTCAGGGGCCTACGCTACGGACCTCTCTCACCTTTATCGCATCGTACCGCATCAAACCCAGAATGAGGTGTGAAGCAGTATATCCAGGAGGAAGAAGAGTATACACCGTAAAGGAGCTCCATGTGACAT tctctccaaAAGATGTCACAGTCCAGGTCCATACCTTGACTGTCCAGGAGGGGTTGAACGTGTTACTGGCCTGCTCCTGTAAAGCTGACCCGCCTGTGACAGAGTACAGGTGGTCATACACCCAACATGGGCTAACTGTAGACCTTCACCAGCGCACATTTACGGTCCGGGTGTACAATGTGACCCGAGACATGAGGGTCCGCTGCACAGCCCAGAACCTAATTGGACGGGCAGAGTCCAAATCGACTTCCTTAAACATTCAAT ACAAGCCtgccatcctccatctctcctcctactgtgttgtggagaggttggaggttCTGTGTCGCTGTTCTGTAGACTCCAACCCCCGGCCTGCCGTAACCTGGAGTGTCAACGGTAGTGTTCCACCATACAGTTACAACACATCAGTAGGCTCAGAGAACGGTACACTAACAGCCACGCTGAAGGGCCACATGGAGACTCCACTGAGGGTAGTCTGCTTCGCCATCAATGCACTGGGCAACGACTCCCACACACTGCTTCAAGCAGAGGATG GTTCTCTGCTGTGGAAAGTGATACCTGCAGTATGCATCTCTTTGGccaccttcctcctctctctactcctcctgtTCTGCTGTCGAAAGAGGTCCGGAAA ACGTGTGCTGACCTGCAGACCTCCGGTGTATCCTGGGGACATGGGGATCTACCAGGATCGGATGCCCCTCTACATCAACTGCACTGAGGTCACCAACATCTACACCAATGGCAGTTACCAGCTGGTTTACCAGAACTGCACCCCTCTTTTCGTCCGGACCAAACAG ACACATCCGATGGGGAGGCGAGGTTGGGAGAgacgaggtggagagaggagagggggagagagaagaagaggtgagagacgaggaggggagagaagaggaggagagagtcaaGGGGGAACGGTGGACAGAGGAACAAGAGACAGACAAAGCCCTGCCTCCAATGACAATAATACTGAAACAGCTATCTACCTAGAGATCATCTGA